In one window of Deinococcus cellulosilyticus NBRC 106333 = KACC 11606 DNA:
- a CDS encoding family 1 glycosylhydrolase: MNTFWWGVGIENTSMPDMGVNELLMTDHQKHWREDLRKAKDLGVQFIRYGLPWDMQHPEKDRFDWSWTDQVVDLLQDLNLKVVWDLIHFGTPSWLEGGFLNPEYPAEIARYARAFAERYPRITLFTPFNEPYICAFFRGGNGTWPPYGTTAETFVQHLVPIIEGIRQTNQAISSVNPEVQFWLNDGADGFRALDTEIQPLADELTRYRFIALDVLLGKATPESWTAQFLLKCGVSQTWLDTFIQNPVQIDVIGLDYYPGSEHVIFTPRGPKPASDWGRRTDYRLDADPEPPGLGETLRLYFERYQKPVYVAETSSDRDQQAWLNYSVSEVARVMAEGVNVVAYTWWPFFDHIDWNTGLTRLTGFVCPSGLYHLNDMQREPGPARDLFKTLIQHPPRDAGQRHFAFHPGETP, encoded by the coding sequence ATGAACACCTTCTGGTGGGGGGTCGGCATCGAAAACACCAGCATGCCCGACATGGGCGTGAACGAACTTCTCATGACCGACCACCAGAAGCACTGGCGTGAAGACCTGAGAAAGGCAAAAGACCTCGGGGTGCAGTTCATCCGCTACGGCTTGCCCTGGGACATGCAGCACCCTGAAAAAGACCGTTTCGACTGGAGCTGGACGGATCAGGTGGTGGACCTCTTGCAGGACCTCAACCTGAAAGTGGTCTGGGACCTGATCCACTTCGGAACCCCCTCCTGGCTGGAGGGTGGTTTCCTGAACCCTGAGTATCCTGCCGAGATCGCCCGGTATGCGAGGGCTTTTGCGGAACGGTACCCCAGGATCACCCTCTTTACCCCTTTCAATGAACCATACATCTGTGCGTTCTTCAGAGGGGGGAATGGGACCTGGCCTCCTTATGGGACCACCGCAGAGACTTTTGTGCAGCATCTGGTGCCCATCATTGAAGGGATTCGCCAGACGAACCAGGCCATTTCCAGTGTGAACCCAGAAGTGCAATTCTGGCTGAACGACGGTGCAGACGGTTTCCGGGCACTGGACACTGAAATCCAGCCTCTGGCAGATGAACTGACCCGGTACCGTTTCATCGCGCTGGATGTGCTGCTCGGAAAAGCCACCCCGGAAAGCTGGACGGCTCAATTCCTTTTGAAATGCGGTGTTTCTCAGACGTGGCTGGACACCTTCATCCAGAACCCAGTCCAGATCGATGTGATCGGCCTGGACTACTATCCTGGCTCGGAGCATGTGATCTTCACCCCCAGAGGTCCGAAACCCGCCAGTGACTGGGGCAGGCGTACCGATTACCGTCTGGATGCAGACCCTGAGCCTCCAGGTCTTGGGGAGACCCTCAGGCTGTATTTTGAGCGTTACCAGAAACCCGTCTATGTGGCCGAAACCAGCTCAGACCGTGACCAGCAGGCATGGCTGAATTACAGTGTGTCCGAGGTGGCCCGTGTCATGGCAGAAGGTGTAAACGTCGTTGCCTACACGTGGTGGCCGTTTTTTGACCACATCGACTGGAACACCGGACTGACCCGGCTCACCGGATTTGTGTGCCCTTCCGGGCTGTACCACCTGAACGACATGCAGCGCGAACCTGGCCCTGCAAGAGACCTCTTCAAGACCCTCATTCAGCACCCCCCGAGAGACGCGGGCCAGCGCCATTTTGCCTTCCATCCAGGAGAGACCCCATGA
- a CDS encoding glycoside hydrolase family 43 protein: MKRMLMTAMALLTLSACAQAENRVKYQNPVLNINFPDPFVLKTDEGYYAYATNGNGKDIQMAFSKDLVNWDVKGDALGGLPFWAQGGLTWAPEVIQNGEKYLMYYTLRDTASNYQCISVAVSDSPAGPFKDDSQKPLICQADEGGSIDASPFRDKDGQLYLYWKNDGNAIGLLTYIYGQKLSADGLSLLEEPVQLLYNRELWEGNLIEAPTMYEKDGYYYLLFSASDFASDLYAVGYAVGKSPLGEFKKFEDNPIVYTVGDVAGPGHQTITFDDAGNPWLVYHAWTAGAIGDDVGKRTMRIDPIEFKDGKVIFKEPTLTEQEGPVIK; the protein is encoded by the coding sequence ATGAAAAGAATGCTGATGACCGCCATGGCCCTGCTCACCCTCTCGGCCTGTGCACAGGCGGAGAACCGAGTGAAATACCAGAACCCTGTCCTCAACATCAACTTCCCCGACCCCTTTGTGCTGAAAACCGATGAAGGCTACTACGCCTACGCCACCAATGGCAACGGCAAGGACATCCAGATGGCTTTCAGCAAGGACCTCGTAAACTGGGACGTCAAAGGCGACGCACTCGGTGGCCTGCCCTTCTGGGCACAGGGAGGCCTGACCTGGGCCCCTGAAGTCATCCAGAACGGCGAAAAATACCTGATGTACTACACCCTCAGGGACACTGCCAGCAATTACCAGTGCATCAGTGTTGCTGTCTCGGATTCCCCGGCGGGACCTTTCAAAGACGACTCTCAGAAGCCCCTGATCTGTCAGGCGGATGAAGGGGGCAGCATCGACGCAAGCCCCTTCAGAGACAAAGATGGTCAGCTGTACCTGTACTGGAAGAACGACGGCAACGCCATCGGGCTCCTGACCTACATTTACGGTCAGAAACTCTCTGCAGATGGCCTTTCCCTGCTCGAAGAGCCAGTGCAACTCCTCTACAACCGTGAGCTCTGGGAGGGGAACCTCATTGAAGCCCCCACCATGTACGAGAAAGACGGCTATTACTACCTGCTGTTCTCTGCCAGTGACTTCGCCAGTGACCTGTACGCCGTAGGGTATGCCGTGGGCAAAAGCCCTCTGGGTGAATTCAAGAAGTTTGAAGACAACCCCATCGTGTACACCGTGGGAGACGTTGCCGGCCCCGGACACCAGACCATCACTTTCGATGACGCCGGAAACCCCTGGCTGGTCTATCACGCCTGGACTGCCGGGGCCATCGGGGATGATGTGGGCAAGCGCACCATGCGCATTGACCCCATCGAATTCAAAGACGGCAAGGTGATTTTCAAGGAGCCCACCCTCACCGAGCAGGAAGGGCCAGTCATCAAATGA
- a CDS encoding M24 family metallopeptidase: MNERLEDIQLKTQKVREVLQQTGAAAVRFRGIEWFGWITAGGSSAVLQTVEGGVAEVLVTPTEYIVLTDEIEAPRIRDEELPEGTRMHAVPWTAPQQAQQFVQGLIGEGQILSDRPAPGELPLPESLYLVRHQLTAFDIERYRELGRLGAQAMTEAMLKARPEHTENQLSGLGALALRDRGLDVGLIQVAGERRLQLYRHLPPNDDVLGRQAMMSFCARKGGLWVSLTRFVAFGPLTDAQLEKHQKLQQIEAALLAETRPASTMGHLYQTVLNAYASHREAHAIQEHHQGGLTGYGCRERVATPGDAYTLQGTQAFAWNPSLRGAKLEDTILMHPDSTLEVLTLDPTWPTQDVQGLPRPTVWQHRTPEHA; encoded by the coding sequence ATGAACGAGCGCCTTGAAGACATCCAGCTCAAAACCCAGAAGGTCCGGGAAGTCCTGCAGCAGACAGGTGCTGCCGCAGTGCGTTTCAGAGGCATCGAATGGTTTGGCTGGATCACCGCCGGGGGCTCCAGTGCAGTGCTGCAAACCGTGGAAGGCGGGGTGGCTGAAGTTCTGGTCACTCCCACGGAATACATTGTCCTGACCGACGAAATTGAGGCCCCCAGAATTCGGGATGAAGAGCTCCCTGAAGGCACCCGCATGCATGCTGTGCCCTGGACTGCGCCCCAGCAGGCACAGCAGTTTGTGCAGGGCCTGATCGGAGAGGGGCAAATCCTCAGTGACCGTCCTGCTCCGGGTGAATTGCCCCTGCCTGAAAGCCTGTATCTGGTCCGGCATCAGCTGACTGCTTTTGACATTGAGCGCTACCGGGAACTGGGCCGCCTCGGTGCACAGGCCATGACCGAAGCGATGTTGAAAGCCAGACCCGAACACACCGAAAACCAGCTGTCCGGTCTGGGGGCACTTGCGCTCAGGGACCGTGGCCTGGATGTGGGCCTGATTCAGGTGGCAGGGGAGAGGCGACTGCAGTTGTACCGTCACCTGCCTCCAAATGATGACGTTCTGGGGAGGCAGGCCATGATGTCCTTCTGTGCCCGCAAAGGGGGCCTCTGGGTGAGCCTGACCCGCTTTGTGGCCTTTGGGCCTCTGACCGATGCGCAGCTAGAAAAACACCAGAAACTCCAGCAAATCGAAGCTGCTCTCCTCGCAGAAACTCGACCTGCAAGCACCATGGGGCACCTGTACCAGACCGTTCTCAATGCATATGCTTCGCACAGAGAGGCGCATGCCATTCAGGAACACCATCAGGGAGGCCTGACCGGATATGGCTGTCGTGAACGGGTGGCGACTCCCGGGGATGCCTACACCCTGCAGGGCACCCAGGCTTTTGCCTGGAACCCCAGTCTGCGCGGAGCCAAGCTCGAAGACACCATCCTGATGCACCCTGACTCCACGCTGGAAGTCCTGACCCTGGACCCCACATGGCCCACCCAGGATGTGCAGGGTCTTCCCAGACCCACCGTATGGCAGCATCGCACTCCCGAACACGCCTGA
- a CDS encoding glycoside hydrolase family 43 protein, with translation MTSLNPLYPDYFADPFILKHQDRYYAFGTGRSAREGMAFEVLTSPDLQKWESLGGALLPVAGFEEGDYWAPEVAHHNGKFYMYYSVGHGDKGHHLRVAVSDRPEGPYQDQDIRMVPNEPFAIDPSPFQDEDGQWYLYYARDFLDGERVGTALVVDRLKSMTELEGNPQVVLRASQDWQIYQRDREMYGRTFDWHTLEGPFVVRRNGKYYCFYSGGAWINDTYGVNYAVAEHPLGPWVEPHNHASILNTHLTGLTGPGHNSVIVTHDGSDGIVFHAWDDDRTRRQLYILPLVWTPEGPRVERSPTVQVQS, from the coding sequence ATGACCTCTCTCAATCCGCTGTATCCAGACTATTTCGCTGACCCCTTCATCCTGAAACACCAGGACCGCTATTACGCTTTCGGAACAGGCCGCAGTGCCCGGGAAGGCATGGCGTTTGAAGTCCTCACCTCTCCAGACCTGCAGAAGTGGGAATCTTTAGGGGGAGCCCTCCTCCCGGTGGCAGGCTTTGAAGAAGGAGACTACTGGGCCCCTGAAGTGGCCCACCACAATGGCAAGTTCTACATGTATTACAGTGTCGGGCATGGCGACAAGGGCCACCACCTGAGGGTTGCGGTATCGGACCGACCGGAAGGTCCCTACCAGGACCAGGACATTCGCATGGTCCCCAATGAGCCCTTTGCCATTGACCCCAGCCCCTTTCAGGACGAGGACGGACAGTGGTACCTCTACTATGCCAGAGACTTTCTGGACGGTGAACGGGTGGGCACCGCACTGGTGGTGGACCGTTTAAAAAGCATGACCGAACTGGAAGGCAACCCCCAGGTGGTCCTGCGGGCAAGCCAGGACTGGCAGATCTACCAGCGTGACCGTGAGATGTACGGAAGAACCTTTGACTGGCACACCCTGGAAGGCCCTTTCGTGGTCCGACGCAATGGCAAATATTACTGCTTCTACTCCGGAGGGGCCTGGATCAACGACACCTACGGAGTGAATTACGCTGTGGCAGAGCATCCCCTGGGTCCCTGGGTGGAGCCCCACAACCACGCCAGCATCCTCAACACCCACCTGACCGGGCTCACCGGGCCTGGTCACAACTCGGTGATTGTCACCCATGATGGCAGCGACGGGATTGTTTTCCACGCCTGGGATGATGACCGCACCCGCAGGCAACTGTACATCCTGCCTCTGGTGTGGACCCCGGAAGGTCCCAGGGTCGAGCGGTCTCCAACCGTGCAGGTGCAATCTTAA
- a CDS encoding 2-phosphosulfolactate phosphatase: MRLKVDLLPRGSYPDVVILVDVLRGTTNAPILLEAGAQHIYLTPSLKTARLYAQENNLLLVGERDGVPIEGSNYPASPAELRNLSLERDVMYMAQSTPQAVRNLQGAKHVLLGSFYNARAVVKTAVELATEEIAIVCTGHDGNETLEDTVCAGFLARRIEKMKEVQLLDAARMAMALVRAFPDVQEALVQSSTGQQLQKLRLYEDIAVSSLISQTDRVPKLLEVIHHEETPVYRFQ; the protein is encoded by the coding sequence ATGCGCTTAAAAGTTGATCTTCTGCCCAGAGGCTCCTACCCGGATGTGGTGATCCTGGTGGATGTCCTCAGGGGCACCACCAATGCCCCCATTCTGCTGGAGGCCGGGGCACAACACATCTACCTCACGCCCAGTCTGAAAACCGCCCGTCTGTATGCCCAGGAAAACAACCTGTTGCTGGTTGGGGAGCGGGATGGCGTGCCCATCGAGGGCAGCAATTACCCGGCCAGTCCTGCAGAGCTTCGCAACCTGAGTCTGGAGCGGGACGTCATGTACATGGCCCAGAGCACACCCCAGGCGGTGCGCAACCTTCAAGGAGCGAAGCATGTGCTGCTGGGCAGCTTTTACAATGCCCGTGCTGTGGTGAAAACCGCTGTGGAACTCGCCACCGAAGAAATCGCCATTGTTTGCACCGGACATGACGGCAATGAAACCCTCGAAGACACTGTTTGTGCCGGATTCCTGGCCCGACGCATCGAAAAAATGAAAGAGGTGCAGCTTCTGGATGCTGCCCGCATGGCGATGGCCCTGGTGCGTGCTTTTCCTGATGTGCAGGAGGCTCTGGTTCAATCTTCAACAGGGCAGCAATTGCAGAAACTCAGGCTGTACGAGGACATTGCAGTTTCCAGCCTGATTTCGCAAACTGATAGGGTGCCGAAGTTGCTGGAAGTGATTCACCACGAAGAAACCCCCGTTTACAGGTTCCAATGA
- a CDS encoding WecB/TagA/CpsF family glycosyltransferase, giving the protein MMQRLSLFNFPVDPLDLEGVVERLEGWMGSFDPHTVITLNPEIVIQAEEEDAELAQVIRAADLVSADGVGIVWAVKKMLDVDLPGRASGIDIVTRLMERQGANLRVFFLGGKPGIAELAARNSSEKYGVQIAGFDHGYFKDDGNEDLKLAEKIRAAYPHLLITSLGAGRQEKFNHRHRNRLKVPIMIGAGGTLDVLSGTVERAPEWTQKMKVEWAYRILGDRKRWNRFPRLMKFAMRVQNAKPIEKK; this is encoded by the coding sequence ATGATGCAGAGACTGTCCCTGTTCAATTTTCCCGTTGATCCCCTTGATCTCGAGGGTGTGGTGGAAAGACTTGAGGGCTGGATGGGCTCCTTTGATCCCCATACGGTCATCACCCTCAACCCCGAAATTGTCATTCAGGCAGAAGAGGAAGATGCCGAACTCGCACAGGTGATCCGTGCCGCAGATCTGGTCAGTGCAGACGGTGTGGGCATTGTCTGGGCGGTCAAAAAGATGCTGGATGTGGATTTGCCTGGCCGGGCCTCTGGCATCGACATTGTCACCCGATTGATGGAACGCCAGGGGGCGAACCTGCGGGTGTTCTTCCTGGGTGGAAAACCTGGAATTGCTGAACTTGCTGCCAGGAATTCATCCGAGAAATATGGTGTGCAGATTGCAGGCTTCGATCACGGTTACTTCAAGGACGATGGCAACGAGGACCTCAAACTGGCTGAAAAGATCCGTGCTGCTTACCCACACCTCCTGATCACCTCACTGGGTGCCGGGCGGCAGGAGAAATTCAATCACCGGCACCGCAACCGCCTGAAAGTGCCCATCATGATTGGTGCAGGTGGCACCCTTGATGTGCTCTCGGGAACGGTGGAACGTGCTCCGGAATGGACCCAGAAAATGAAAGTGGAATGGGCGTACCGCATCCTGGGCGACCGCAAACGCTGGAACAGGTTCCCCCGCCTGATGAAATTCGCCATGCGGGTCCAGAACGCCAAACCCATCGAGAAAAAGTAA